A region of Labeo rohita strain BAU-BD-2019 chromosome 2, IGBB_LRoh.1.0, whole genome shotgun sequence DNA encodes the following proteins:
- the LOC127178327 gene encoding zinc finger protein 521 isoform X2: protein MKTHAANKPHKCPVCRRGFLSTNSLHGHMQVHERGKDGANTRSPQEWRLKETRKCSRCEEGFDMPEELQKHIAESHPECSSPVGGSLEPGLQCIYCHEPFSDEGTLLSHIDQLHGRDRKSNTCTVCSEQFPTVEELYTHMDIHQLPESSNSPSVLPVGYTSVSSTTPDSNLSVDSSTMVEAASTVPKTRGRRKRATHNNVYGRSAKQPKIEYSCIYCNKQVFSSLAVLQIHLKTKHVDKPEQAHTCQFCLEILPSLCNLNEHLKQIHNAKDPSGVLANLSDDLLQCNFCPEVLGDLNALQEHIRCSHGFPNPVAKESNAFFCPKCFMGFLTEASLEEHVRQTHCDSGSVQFDSPLAVTPKDPIVEIYSCSYCTNSPIFNSVIKLNKHIKENHKNIPLALNYINNGRRSLRVLSPSSPVSVEQASLFKQNSSSLCSSEFICNQCGAKYTSLDLFQTHLKTHLDSVVPQLTCPQCNKDFPNQESLLKHVTVHFTIMSTYYICESCDKQFTSVDDLQKHLLDMHTFLFFRCTLCQEVFDSKVSTQLHLAVKHSNEKKVYRCTSCNWDFRHEADLQMHVKHSHLENQGCSHRCIFCGESFGTEVELQCHITTHSKKYNCHFCCKAFHAVYLLERHLREKHCVFEGKTQNCSTNGSTSGSGDSVAKDDGDLQAFLTNSHGGTGAGESHNSRDGSEEDFDTSEVMYSCDICGASYTMESLLTNHQLRDHNIRPGESAMHKRKAEMIKGNHKCNVCSRTFFSEGGLREHMQTHLGPVKHYMCPICGERFPSLLTLTEHKVTHSKSLDTGSCRICKLPLQSEEDFLEHCQMHPDLRNSLTGFRCVVCMQTVTSTLELKIHGTFHMQKTGAASTNQPTPCSAATEFQHSQSQKVFKCAACLKEFYSKQDLVKLDINGLTYGLCTLCVNAAGSKSSTLNGGKLLHQGAQTSMGPVVGWTQGESLSPGPVKRKAVCSSSSSSSVSPSISKTRCSSCNVKFESEAELQAHLQTVHRDQTPEAALLRTPDGSPMSRVSPTQSDEKKTYQCIKCQMVFYSKWDIQVHVANHMLEEGLVHECKLCSQTFDSPAKLQCHLIEHSFEGMGGTFKCPVCFTVFVQACKLQQHIFTAHGQEDKIYDCSQCPLKFFFQTELQNHSLSLHSS, encoded by the exons ATGAAAACGCACGCTGCCAACAAGCCCCATAAATGCCCAGTGTGTCGCCGGGGGTTCTTGTCCACCAACTCGCTTCACGGACACATGCAGGTGCATGAACGCGGGAAGGATGGAGCAAATACAAGGTCCCCTCAAGAGTGGAGGTTAAAAGAGACGCGCAAATGCAGCCGCTGTGAGGAGGGTTTCGACATGCCCGAGGAACTGCAGAAGCACATTGCAGAAAGTCACCCAGAGTGCTCTTCTCCTGTAGGAGGGAGTCTAGAACCTGGTCTGCAGTGCATCTACTGCCACGAGCCGTTCAGTGATGAAGGAACACTTCTGAGCCACATCGATCAGTTGCATGGGAGAGATAGAAAGAGCAACACATGCACTGTGTGCTCTGAGCAGTTCCCCACTGTAGAGGAGCTCTACACTCACATGGATATCCACCAACTTCCAGAGTCCAGCAATAGCCCCTCTGTGTTGCCCGTAGGGTATACTTCTGTTTCAAGCACTACCCCAGACTCGAACCTTTCGGTTGACAGTTCAACCATGGTGGAGGCCGCTTCTACAGTGCCCAAGACACGTGGGAGAAGAAAGAGGGCCACCCATAATAACGTGTATGGGCGATCTGCCAAACAGCCAAAAATCGAATACAGCTGCATTTACTGCAACAAACAAGTTTTCTCAAGCCTCGCTGTGCTGCAGATTCATCTTAAGACCAAACATGTTGACAAGCCGGAGCAGGCTCATACCTGCCAGTTTTGCTTGGAGATCCTTCCATCGCTTTGTAATTTGAACGAGCACCTGAAACAGATCCACAATGCCAAGGATCCCTCAGGTGTACTTGCTAACCTGTCTGATGACCTGCTGCAGTGCAACTTCTGCCCAGAGGTGCTTGGAGATCTTAATGCTCTGCAAGAGCACATACGGTGCTCCCATGGCTTTCCAAATCCAGTCGCCAAAGAAAGCAATGCATTCTTTTGCCCCAAGTGCTTTATGGGATTTTTGACTGAGGCCAGTCTAGAAGAACATGTCAGGCAGACCCATTGTGACTCTGGAAGCGTGCAGTTTGACTCCCCTCTAGCAGTCACTCCAAAAGATCCCATTGTGGAGATCTACTCCTGCTCTTACTGTACCAACTCCCCCATTTTTAACAGTGTCATTAAGCTTAACAAGCACATAAAGGAGAACCACAAGAACATCCCTCTTGCTCTGAATTATATCAACAATGGGAGAAGATCTCTGCGGGTCCTCAGCCCCTCATCTCCAGTCTCTGTAGAACAGGCCTCACTATTCAAACAGAACAGCTCTTCCTTATGTTCAAGCGAGTTTATTTGTAACCAGTGTGGTGCTAAGTACACCAGCTTAGACCTTTTCCAGACACACCTAAAGACCCACCTTGATAGTGTCGTGCCACAGCTAACTTGTCCACAGTGCAACAAGGACTTTCCTAACCAGGAGTCTCTTCTGAAACATGTGACTGTTCATTTCACCATCATGTCCACATACTACATCTGTGAGAGCTGTGACAAGCAATTCACATCTGTGGATGACTTGCAGAAGCACCTTCTAGATATGCACACCTTTCTGTTTTTTCGCTGTACTCTCTGCCAGGAGGTGTTCGACTCTAAAGTGTCAACTCAACTCCATCTTGCGGTGAAGCACAGTAATGAGAAAAAGGTATACCGATGTACTTCCTGCAACTGGGATTTCAGGCATGAGGCTGACCTTCAAATGCATGTCAAACATAGTCACCTTGAAAATCAGGGTTGTTCACACCGTTGCATCTTTTGCGGTGAGTCCTTTGGCACAGAAGTCGAGTTGCAGTGTCATATTACCACCCACAGCAAGAAGTACAATTGTCACTTTTGCTGCAAAGCTTTCCATGCTGTTTATCTACTAGAACGTCACCTTCGTGAAAAACACTGTGTGTTTGAGGGAAAGACCCAGAATTGCAGCACCAATGGATCCACGTCCGGTAGCGGTGATTCAGTTGCCAAAGATGATGGAGACTTACAGGCTTTTCTAACCAACAGCCATGGTGGCACTGGTGCAGGGGAGTCTCATAACAGTCGGGATGGCAGCGAAGAAGACTTTGACACCTCAGAGGTCATGTACAGCTGTGACATCTGTGGTGCATCCTATACCATGGAGTCCCTCCTAACCAACCACCAACTTCGTGACCATAACATTCGACCAGGAGAGAGTGCTATGCACAAGAGAAAGGCAGAAATGATCAAGGGAAACCACAAATGCAACGTCTGCTCTAGAACTTTCTTCTCGGAGGGAGGACTTCGGGAGCACATGCAAACTCACTTAGGGCCTGTCAAACACTACATGTGTCCTATTTGTGGAGAGCGCTTCCCGTCCCTACTTACTCTTACAGAACACAAGGTCACTCATAGCAAAAGCCTAGACACCGGAAGCTGTCGGATCTGCAAATTACCTCTGCAGAGTGAGGAAGACTTCCTGGAGCACTGTCAGATGCATCCAGATTTGCGCAATTCCTTGACTGGCTTCCGCTGTGTGGTCTGCATGCAGACTGTCACCTCAACTCTAGAACTCAAGATCCACGGCACCTTTCACATGCAAAAGACTGGAGCGGCGTCTACAAATCAACCAACTCCATGCTCAGCTGCCACAGAATTTCAACACAGTCAAAGCCAGAAAGTCTTCAAGTGTGCTGCATGTCTCAAAGAGTTCTACTCTAAGCAGGACTTGGTGAAACTTGACATTAATGGCTTGACATACGGTCTTTGCACGCTATGTGTCAATGCTGCTGGTAGCAAGAGTTCGACTCTAAATGGAGGAAAACTGTTGCATCAAGGGGCTCAGACCTCAATGGGTCCTGTTGTTGGATGGACCCAAGGGGAGAGCCTTAGCCCAGGTCCTGTGAAGAGAAAGGCTGTCTGTTCTTCCTCATCATCTTCATCAGTATCACCCTCTATTTCCAAGACCCGCTGTTCCAGTTGCAATGTTAAATTCGAGTCAGAGGCAGAGCTTCAAGCACACCTGCAAACAGTGCACAGAGACCAAACACCAGAAGCTGCTCTGTTACGGACCCCCGATGGCTCCCCCATGTCACGAGTTAGCCCAACCCAAAGTGATGAG AAGAAGACTTACCAGTGCATCAAGTGTCAGATGGTCTTCTACAGTAAATGGGACATTCAGGTCCATGTGGCCAATCATATGCTAG